A window of Hyperolius riggenbachi isolate aHypRig1 chromosome 1, aHypRig1.pri, whole genome shotgun sequence contains these coding sequences:
- the C1H19orf25 gene encoding UPF0449 protein C19orf25 homolog: protein MTSRVKKRIVLPSRPEPPTVEQILEDIHSAVASDPVFVCEPTDDSLISTHDASSEGEKQYLQSCSYVQLNNKLKEAQVELEERCETLRSSGVKLGRVFEQLREAAM from the exons ATGACATCTAGGGTCAAAAAGCGTATTGTTCTCCCGTCTCGACCAGAGCCACCTACTGTAGAGCAGATTCTGGAAGATATTCATAGCGCTGTAGCTTCTGATCCTGTATTTGTGTGTGAACCCACTGATG ACTCTTTAATATCTACTCATGATGCCTCCAGTGAAGGAGAAAAGCAGTACTTGCAGAGCTGCTCATATGTTCAATTAAACAACAAGTTGAAGGAAGCCCAGGTTGAGCTTGAGGAACGATGTGAGACTTTGAGATCTTCTGGGGTTAAACTTGGACGTGTCTTTGAACAACTTAGAGAGGCAGCCATGTGA